The region TCTTACCTGAAGAAGCTTTAATCACGATCGGCATACTCATATCACCACGAGCACCGAACTGTAATACTTGTCCATCGTACAAGTCTGTCACACCACCCTCTATCAAGATATCGCTAACAGAACCACCTGATATACTATTTATGTTCCAAGTCTTATAGCGCAATGCTTTTGCACTTTCTACTAACTGCTCACCGCTGTTCGCTGTGAAGTTACTACCTCCTGTTTTATGACTCAGGTAATTTAACACCTCACTATTCGCTCCTGCTATCCCTGTCTTAAAAGTATAGATGCGATCACCTGATTTGATATTACTCAGTAAAGCATCCTTAGACTCATTCCCCCAATTTAGATCACCATCACTTAGCAGTAATATATTCTTAGGAGTAGAAGTAGCGGCTAACCATCGAGGTGTAGAAGCTTCTTTTAAGGCACGGCCTAAGTCTGTAGCTCCCTCAAGTGCTAAGTTGTCAAGATAAGTCTTTAACGCAGCTCTATTCGCTTTCGTATTCGTTGTATATTCTTCTTTATACCACGTAGTTCCTATATTAAAATTAAGTACTGAGAAACGCTTTATCACATCTTCATTCTTTTCCAATACCTCCGTCATCAGGTTAACCCATATGCCGAAAAGCTGTGGATTAGAACTTAAAGAGGTATCTAACATAAAGACTACATCAGGGGCAATATCTGTGTTCTCTACTTTAGGCAGTGATACACGCATCGTACCTGCGATATACTCTCCTTCGTTATCTTTCTGTACTAAAGCAATAGGTTCTATGGTATTAAGCTTAATATTTATAGCCTTAATACTAGGGTTATGATAAGTTAGATATTGTTTATTATTCTTGTGCACTATCGTCGCCTTATCACGATCAGAGATTGTATATAACTTGTCATTAGCAAGTGCTAAGTCAACACGCATTTGGTTATTCACCACAGGCAACTGTAGTCCAAACTCACGAAAAGTAGTAGCCTCTACCATACTAATATCGTAACCAACTACGACGTGGTGAAGTCTATCTTGTTGTAATGGGTATATACGGCAGTTAAACATATCTGCTCCTGACCATTCCATAAGTGCAGGGTCTACTCTTCTGACTCTAGTACCATAGTAAGCCTCAGAGGCAGTCTCCTTCTCTACTATCTTTGCTTCACGAGTGTTATGCTGATCTCTACGAGTAGGTAGTGTCTCATAAGACAAATCAAAATTGTCTGTATTATAATTAAATAACGTCGCTGAGTCAATGTCTTTGGCTGATCTTCTACCTCTATCACTATCAAGCATAGTTGCTTCACCAAAAGCGAAATAATAAGGTACTGCATCAGCAGGCAACTTTAGTTTAAAGGTTCCCTCTAGTCCGTTGCCTTTATCGTTATAGAAGTATGCGTCTATCAACACACGTACACGGCTTCCATCTACCTGTACGGCTACTTGCGCATCCTCTAGAGGTAAAAAATCTTCATCACCAACTTGTATACGCATCGCATTCTCATCGATAGAGGATTTCTTCCAGGTCTCTGTATTAGAGACCTCCTCTGATACATCCGCAGTGGTCTCTGCTATAGACATATCAAGGCGATCTTCTGCCTCTCTTTTTTGACCACACGAAGTCAATAACACTCCTGCGAGTACAGTGTATAATAGTATCTTTCTCATAGCATAAGAATTTACATAAAAGTAATTCTTATGATAACGTTCTAAGTTGATTAATCGTATAAATAGCTGTTAATTAGATTATAATAGTAAGTGGTACTTTATCTCCTCATAAGGTAATTATGTTGAGATAGTACATTAATGATGCAAAGTCGGGAGACTATTGCGTAGCGATAATCACGGTATAAAAGAACATTTCAATTATCATTAATAAGTATGATAATTTCTTAAATGCAAGTTTAAAACAGTTAACTATTACACTAAACGAATAAATGCTCGTTCTATAACATCAATAACCTTATTAGGAATCTGATGCTCTACGCTATAGCTTCTAAATAGAACTGTTGCATTCTGAACTTCTTTGACTATATTACCTGCCTCCTTTATAGCAAACTCTTTTGCTATATGCATTAAATCATCAATGGTAATATTTGTACGCTTTCCATTAATAGACATAGCTCTACTTATACGAGTGTAATTCATTAACGCATCTAAAGGGTAAGTCAAATCATAAGCAGGTGATAGATTCCATTTATCCTCCTTGGGATTATAGATAAAACTAAAGTTCTTTAAATGGTCATCTATGTTAGCAAATACAACATTAAATACCATCCGTTTAAACAATACCTGTATATCCCTATGTGGAAGTTTAAGAGCTACTGCTAACTTAAATAGATTGTCATACGATGAATTATCAGGTTTTGTAAAATCCCACCCTGTCATCCCCGATGCTGTTAGAATATGTTGTTTCTCTCCGTTCTGTCTATCAAAACGAATAGTTACAAAGTGCTTATCATCAATTAACTTAGACGGCATCATCTCTATCCCTATCTCTGTAGCTATCTGATAATAAATATACTCTATCTTTTCTTTAGAATAGTGTGCTCTCTCATCAATGTCTAACTTGATCAAGTAGTGATTATATTCATCTGAGGTCACTCTATCTCCTGGGATTAATTCTCCTGTCACCTTGTGTTCAGATACTAATATCTTAGGACGAGCACCACCTGCTGAAGTCCCTATTTTAAAAATGTTTAACAGAGCTGAATCACTTAGTCCTTTTTCTTGAATAGAGGTCTTAACATCCATCACTTTTTTCACCACATCTGTAATCTCACGAATATCAATAGTTGCTGATTGACCAACCTCTTTTATCGGCATATACTCTAAAGCTCCCATCCCACGACAGCCAACATAGGTCAACTGCTCTAATGGCGAGATAGAGGACATCTCTCTATGACTAGCCTCTAACCATTCTTTAAAAACAATATTACCAAACATATCAGGTAATGAATCAGCTATCATAGGTGGTAAACCACGAAAAGTCTCTCCTGCATACTCATCAAACAATTGGACATTCTTAGTTTTTCTAATAACAAAAGGAAACAACGATTTATAATGATCGTCTATAAAACTAGGATGATACTGAAAAGAGGCCTTACGCTTATCTTCATCATAACCTAATTTACCAACTTCTATGCCCTGATAAAACACACTAATAATCTGATTCTTTGCCATAATTAATACAATGAGTCTGTTATTTCTGCTTTTTGATTAATGAATTGATACAGTCCTTGCATCTGATCATAGTACTGTAATACTTTTAAGAGTGTATCTAACGTACAGTTGTCTCCATTCTCTAGATTTGATATCGTAATACGTGACATCGCTAGTTCATTGGCTAGTTCCTGCTGTGACATATTAGATTCTTTACGCAGTTGTTTACACCATTCCCCGATGGTATTCTTAACCTCTTTTATAGTAAGTACATCAAACATATATTGAATATTATATTATTCAAATATACCAAAAATATTTAATATGAATAATATATTATACATAAAAAACACTTCAATTTATCACTTCATAAGAATGATAATCTTTTAAACGCAAGTTTAAAACTCTACACAGTTAACTGATAACTATCATCCATTAACCTTGCTTTGTGTAACTAATCTAGGTTGTACGTAAGCTCTAAACACATAGACTGCTCCGAAAGAAAAAGTAGCTACAACAAATGTAGCGATAGGAAGATTAAGTACCTTCTCTGCAGGGAATACATAGACTAAAAATGGAAAGGCATATACCGCCGGTACACGTATTTTAAACAGTTGTGATAGCCCATACATCAATACCATAAATAACGAGGCTAAGACTAGCCAATGCTCAATAAACTGATATAGTAGTACGCCTATACCTATGGCAAGTGTTAGAATAGCGACTTGCTTTACAGCGATCTTAAGAGAATA is a window of Myroides oncorhynchi DNA encoding:
- a CDS encoding VWA domain-containing protein → MRKILLYTVLAGVLLTSCGQKREAEDRLDMSIAETTADVSEEVSNTETWKKSSIDENAMRIQVGDEDFLPLEDAQVAVQVDGSRVRVLIDAYFYNDKGNGLEGTFKLKLPADAVPYYFAFGEATMLDSDRGRRSAKDIDSATLFNYNTDNFDLSYETLPTRRDQHNTREAKIVEKETASEAYYGTRVRRVDPALMEWSGADMFNCRIYPLQQDRLHHVVVGYDISMVEATTFREFGLQLPVVNNQMRVDLALANDKLYTISDRDKATIVHKNNKQYLTYHNPSIKAINIKLNTIEPIALVQKDNEGEYIAGTMRVSLPKVENTDIAPDVVFMLDTSLSSNPQLFGIWVNLMTEVLEKNEDVIKRFSVLNFNIGTTWYKEEYTTNTKANRAALKTYLDNLALEGATDLGRALKEASTPRWLAATSTPKNILLLSDGDLNWGNESKDALLSNIKSGDRIYTFKTGIAGANSEVLNYLSHKTGGSNFTANSGEQLVESAKALRYKTWNINSISGGSVSDILIEGGVTDLYDGQVLQFGARGDMSMPIVIKASSGKSMATIEFKPSYRVSSDLASRIYGKIAVGNLDQIGDALKSAVVNYSINFRMVSNYTSFLMLETPRDYENYGINQGSKAKDFVRDFTVSELMKEFLHASPFDVKKLFENWIVTLQKQNILGKDDDMLKSYLESMTNEDFIIKPKDQKYKIWSKQQQTSAEGDVLSDADVTFDKLYELANLRAHNKMDADALKLLSSIVEKNGGDTDVLRDLLTYTMNIGYGYDAYYLGQKVLKTREQDRLIYFNMARALEQTNPKLALIFYYIGTSNGFKRGDYGSIKAINGLFASNFIKQLETKNSNQSIKDKMFVKQLKSQVNDDYIAEFKGEIENDLVALVYWNVESTDLDLHVLESNREECSYRNRNTKQGGHISLDVRQGYGPEMYVLPKAKSGKYEIAINYFAQNDVKTRSVAKAYVEVYKYFGTSKQQVTKKTIILKERKEKEIVETIKF
- a CDS encoding type II toxin-antitoxin system HipA family toxin encodes the protein MAKNQIISVFYQGIEVGKLGYDEDKRKASFQYHPSFIDDHYKSLFPFVIRKTKNVQLFDEYAGETFRGLPPMIADSLPDMFGNIVFKEWLEASHREMSSISPLEQLTYVGCRGMGALEYMPIKEVGQSATIDIREITDVVKKVMDVKTSIQEKGLSDSALLNIFKIGTSAGGARPKILVSEHKVTGELIPGDRVTSDEYNHYLIKLDIDERAHYSKEKIEYIYYQIATEIGIEMMPSKLIDDKHFVTIRFDRQNGEKQHILTASGMTGWDFTKPDNSSYDNLFKLAVALKLPHRDIQVLFKRMVFNVVFANIDDHLKNFSFIYNPKEDKWNLSPAYDLTYPLDALMNYTRISRAMSINGKRTNITIDDLMHIAKEFAIKEAGNIVKEVQNATVLFRSYSVEHQIPNKVIDVIERAFIRLV
- a CDS encoding helix-turn-helix domain-containing protein yields the protein MFDVLTIKEVKNTIGEWCKQLRKESNMSQQELANELAMSRITISNLENGDNCTLDTLLKVLQYYDQMQGLYQFINQKAEITDSLY